The DNA segment CCAACAAAAAACCACCGCACTTTTGATGAGGCCGCGCATTTTGCTTGGTGCGAGCGAATAAGCCTATTTCAGAAAACGCCGAGTCGTGGCATAAGTGCGGGGGAATTTTCGCAATATTTTGATCCTGCGATCACACCTCTGTTTGCTAAAGTTTTACAGCAAGAAAATATCAGCAAATATCCCCTTTATTGGTTTTCTGAACGCGAGAAACATTGGGAAATCAACGGCAATATTTATGCGGTGATTGTGGCGGAAGGTGATTTAACTTTATCTGGCAAAGGGGAAATTCGCGGCGCTGTGATTACGCAAGGGCAATTACATCAAGGGGAAAATGTGAAATTAGTTTACAATAAGAAAACGCTACAAGAAGTGGTACAGGCTTATCGTTTTTGGCGGCTAGCAAAAAGGAGCTGGTATGATTTCGAGCCTTTATAGACCGCTAAAATACAAAGGAATGAATTTATTTTCTTTGCTAATGACTTTAACCCTATTTAGTGGTATTTTTCTGTCCATTAATCAATGGCTCACGCACCAGCGGCAAAGTGCGGTGAAAATTTATCAAGATTTACAAGCCATTTCTATTGCGCATAATCAGCAGCAGCGTCTGTTTATGGGGCTGAGTTGTCAAACTCAAATTGAACAAAATCAGCTTATTTTTCATCTTCATTGTCATAAAAATAAAGTTACTGTGCGTTATCCCACAGGGGAAACCAGCTTATAAAAGGAAATTCTGTGCTAACCGTTTATTATTCCAATTTGCTTGAAACACAAAAAGAGATCCTACTGCATTTAATGAAAACAATGCCGTTGGACGATCCGTTGCAGTCGGAAACTATTTTGGTACAAAGTCCCGGAATGGCGCAGTGGCTGCAATGGCAAATTGCGGAAAAGCAAGGAATTTCAGCGAATTTACAATTTCCTATGCCAGCAACTTTTATTTGGCAGCTGTATCGCGATAATTTGTTTAATGTAACGCAGCAAAATCAATTTGCCAAAGAGCAGATTGTATGGCGCTTAATGCGATTGATTCCGCAATATTTAGCACAACCCGCCTTTGCACCATTGCGAGATTATCTCAATTCTGCGCCACAATCGGCACAGCAAAAGTTGTATCAGCTAGCAGAAAAAGTGGCAGATTTATTTGACCAATATTTGGTGTATCGTCCAGATTGGATTAGCGCGTGGGAAAAAAATGCCGACAGCAGCATCGCACAACAAATTGCGGCACAGAAAAGTGAAGATAAACAACAGTTAGCCGATCAAATTACACGCCATATTGAATGGCAAGGCATTTTGTGGCGTGCATTAGTGGTGGAAATTCAACAGCAAAATGGCAGTGAAGAAGTCTGGCACAGGGCGTATTTACACCAACAATTTCTTCAGCTACTGGGTGAAAAAGCACCATTGAAACTGCCGAAACGCATTTTTGTGTTTGGTATTTCAGCCCTGCCAAAAGTGTATCTGGAAATTCTCAATGGCATCAGCGAGTTTTGTGATGTGCATTTATTTTTTACCAATCCTTGCCGTGAGTATTGGGGGGATATTGTCGATAAGCAATATTGGCAAAAATTACAGCAGCGTTCCCGCACCGATCAACAAAGCCAGCAAGCTAACCCATTATTTTCTCATCAGCAAATTGCACGATTAGAACAAGAGCTGTACGAGCGCACTGCCGAGCAAGAAATGTTGCAAGTGGGTAATCCGTTACTTTCTTCTTGGGGCAAGCAAGGGCGTGATTTTCTTTATCTACTCACCGATTTGCAAGCTAATGAAATTAATGCCTATGTAGCATTGGCAGAAGACAGTTTATTACACCAAATTCAGCAACGCATTTTAACCCTTACCCCAACAGGCATTGAGCCGCTGCATTTTGCTCCGCAAGATCTGTCTTTTTCCATTCACGCCTGTTATAGCGCAATGCGAGAAGTAGAAGCCTTGCAGGATTATTTACTGCATTTATTTAATCAAGACCCGGGCCTAACGCCAAAAGATGTGGTGGTAATGGTCGCCGATATTGATAAATATACCCCTTATATTCGCGCGGTTTTTGAGCAGGGTAAGCCTTACATTCCATTTTCCATTTCGGATAATAAATTGTCGGAAAATGATGTGATCGTGTCGGCTTTCATCAAATTGTTAAACCTGAAAGAAAGTCTGTTTAGCGCGCAAGATGTGATGGATTTTCTCGATATTCCAAGTATCCGCGCCCGTTTTCATATTGAGCTTGAAGATTTGCCTTATATTCATCATTGGGTAGAAGATTCAGGCATTCGCTTTGGCTTGGAAAAATATCAGGGCGTGGCGCAAGAAAATTATAACGCGTGGAAAGCGGGGCTGGAACGAATGTTGCTCGGCTATGCAATGCGTGAAGAAAATGGCATTTGGCAAGACAGCCTAGGTTTTGATAATAGCTACGGCTTAAAAGGGCAATTAGCAGGCTATTTAGCGGAATTTATTGAACAACTTTATCAATGGTGTCAAACACTTTGCGGCGAACATTCTGTTGAGCAATGGCAGCAAGCTTTATTCCAACTGGTGGAAACCTTTTTCCAATTTGACGAAACGAGCCAAGAAACCCAATGGTATCTTAATGATTGCATTGAAACCTTTGCCGAGCCTTTGGTCAATGTGCAATTTGAACAACCACTTGGCGCAGAAGTGGTGGCGGAAGTGATGAGTGGCTATTTGCAAGAAAATCCGCATAACTTACGTTTTTTGGCGGGGAAAGTGAATTTTTGCACCTTATTGCCAATGCGTTCAATCCCATTCCGCGTGGTGTGCTTGCTAGGAATGAATGAAGGAGAATACCCACGCCAAAGTACACCAAATAGCTTTGATCTTATGCAATATCATCAGCAAAAAGGCGATCGTTTCAAACGAGATGATGATCGCTATCTCTTCCTTGAAGCGCTTGTTTCTGCGCAAGATTATTTCTATCTCAGTTATGTCGGGCATTCAATCATTGATGATGAACCGAAAGAACCCTCTGTACTGGTAAATCAATTATTGGATTATGTGGCAGAAAATTTGCCAGTGCCTGAGAATGAGGAGGGCGAAAATCCGAATGAATATTGGCGTAAAAAATTGGTGCTACATCACCCAATGACCGCTTTTAGCGAGAAAAATTTCAGTAAAAAACACCGCACTTTTGCGCGCAAATGGTTGCCATTAGTGAATAAAACCGCGCAGCAAGAACAGGGCTTTATTCAGCCGTTGAATAATGATCATCGGGTGCAAACAGTGGCGTTAAGCCAGCTTATCGCCTTTGTGCAGCACCCGATCCGATTTTTCCTAGAGCAGATTTTAGGCATTCACCTGCAAAATGAAGAAAGTGCCTTAAGGGATACAGAAAATTTCGATTTCGATAACTTGGAGCGCTATGCCATTAACCAGCAACTGCTCTATCTCAATGATAATGAATTTAACCAATTTTTCCGCCAATTACAAATTAAAGGCATAATGCCAAGGGGCGCATTTGCCGAAGTACAAGAGCAAAAACTTAGCCAAGATATTCGTGATCTGAAAAAAGAGGTGGCAGACTATTTAACACAAGAAAGCCAAAGCGTGGCGGTGGAGCTAGATTTCATCCTGCCAACTCAAACCTTGTGTTTAACAGGCGTAATCAATCAGCTTTATCCTTTGGTTGATGGCACATCAAAGGGGAAAGTGGAGAGAGTTACTTGGCGTGTGGGTGGGAAAATCCGCGATAAAGATCTGATTGAAAACTGGATCTATTATTTAGTGCAATGTGCAACACAAGAAAATGTCGCCCCTGCTCATAGTTACGCCAAAGGCGAACAAGTGCGGTTTAAAATTCTGCCAAAAAATACCGCACTTGCACAATTACAATGTTATCTAGAAGCCTATGTTCAAGCCCTGCAATCCCCTTGCTTAGTGCTAACAGAAAATTTGGGGAACTATTTCAAAGCACTCAAAAATGAAAAAGGCAAAGATGATGAAGCCAAAATCCAACAAAAATGCTTGGCCATCTTGTACGAAAGCATTTATGGCAACGATTATGGTTTTAAGCAAGAAGATAAATACTGGCAACGCGTGTTAAGCGAACAAGAATTAGCGCAACTGGACTTAAACGCAATGACCAGCATAATGCAGGATTGGTTTGGGTTGATGTTGGATAGCTTGGAATAATTAAATCAGGAACACACAATGAAATTTACCAAAACACTTTTAGCAACGGTACTCTTTTCTTTTTCCATTTTAGGCGCAACGCAAGTGGCTTATGCCTACACAGCTGAGCAAGAAAAACAATTCCAACAAGCCTTGGATGCAGCTTATAACAATGATTTTTATACTGCATTTAAACTATTCCAATCGTTGGAAAAGCAGGGCGTTTCAGAGGCTGAATACAATTTAGGTTTATGCTAAGCGTTAGAATGGTTTGAGAAAGCGGCAGAGCAAGATGATTGGCAAGCATTCTTATTGCTTGCAGATGCCTACCTTAAAGGTTACGGAATAAAACAAGATCCCTTAAAAGCCAGAGAATATTTTGCACACGCTTGCTACGCAGGGGTTCAGGAAGCTTGTGGTATGTACCGTCAATTGAACGAAACACAGTAAACTAGCAATAAGGAAAAACAATGAAAAAAATCACCGCCCTTTTGGGACTATTGTTTTCGCCTATGTTATGGGCAGGAAATTTTGGCACAGAAGTGATGTCAGAAATGATTTATTCTGTGTATGAAGAATGTAATCAGGGAAAATTAGGCGAATTATCGAGAATTCTTGAAATTCCTAAAGCGCAATTCTGTGGGTGTTTTATTTCGCAAATACAAAATGAATTTGAACATTTGGGCCTTGAGCAAAAATTAAATGAAGGCAATATGACCATTAAGCAGTTAGAAAATGCGATGGAAAATATTGGGGAGAAGTCGTCAGAATATTGCATTGATAAATTATCCCCTGAAAAATAGGCGGTGAATTTAACAATGTTTGCAATAAGCCCCACAAACTGCGGGCTTATTTTTTATGGTTTTCTAAGGATTTGTATTGGATTAAAACATTTTCCTTTCGCACCTAGCCCCCGTGTTGCCTTTCTTCCTTCAGCAAAATAGGTTTGTTACTTGTAATACAGGTAATACGTTCTTGTAATAACCTTGTACTTAATTAAGGAGAACCATATGACTATTACCGTAAGATTGCCTGATGAGTTGCAACGACGTTTAGATCATTTAGCTATCGAAACAGGAAGAGCAAAATCTTTCTACATTAAACAAGCCCTAGAAGCCTATTTAGAAGATTTGGAGGATTTGCTTTTAGCTAATGCAACATTAGAACGCGTTCGTTCAGGCAAAGAAAAAACATACACCTTAAAGGTCGTAGAGAATGAACTCAATTTGGACGGTGATATTCGCTGATACCGCCAGAAAACAACTTGTCAAACTTGCTAAGAAAAACCCTCAACAAGCACAATGTATAATAAATTACCTCAAATCACTTGAAACCCTTGAAGAGCTGAGAGATAGAGGCAAAGGCTTGGTTGGCGATTTATCTGGAATGTGGCGCTATCGTGTTGGGGATTATCGTATTATTTGTCACATTGATAATGGAGAATTACTTATCACGGCATTAGAAATCGGTCATTGAAGAGAAATCTACAATTAAGCCCCACAAAAGTGCGGGCTTATTTTTTATAGTTTTCCAAGGACTTGTGCTGAATTAATACATTTTCCCCTTTGGCTTGGAAATATTCACCGATTTGTTGAGCAATGTAAACGGAGCGGTGTTTGCCGCCGGTGCAGCCAATGGCGATGGTGAGATAGCTGCGGTTATTTTGTTTTAACATTGGCAGCCAAGTTTCAATGTAATTGCGGGTGAGATAAATAAAGTGGTTCACTTCATTATGCTTGTTGAGAAAATCCATTACAGGTTGTTCTAACCCGGTCATTGGGCGTAGTTCGGGATTCCAGTGAGGATTAGGCAGAAAACGCACATCAAACACATAGTCTGCATCAAGCGGAATGCCATATTTAAAGCCAAAAGATTCAACGATAATTTTTAATTCTTTTTGTGTATGCCCGAGCAAAAATTCACGCAGGCGTTCCGCCAATTCGTGGGTGGAAAGATGGGTAGTGTCAATAATTAAATTGGCGGCATCAATCAGTGGGGTGAGATATTGCTGTTCCGCATCAATGGCCGCTTCAAGGGAAAGGGAATCAACGGAAAGCGGGTGCAGGCGACGAGAATCGCTATAACGCTTAATGAGCGCATTGCGTTCACTATCTAGGAAAATAATTTTTACCTGATGATGTTGTTGCAGCTGCTCAAGGCTGTGTTCCAGTTCTGCGTTTGAAGAAGGAAGATTGCGAATATCAATGCTAATGGCCACAGAGGATTGTTTTTTCGCCAGAATCGTTGCCAGCTCAGGCAGAAGAGTGACGGGGAGATTATCCACACAATAGTAGCCAATGTCTTCTAAGGCACGCAAGGCAACGGATTTGCCTGCGCCAGAACGTCCGCTAATAATGATGATTTCCACCTGATTTCTCCCCTGAATGATTGTTACTGTTCTGTTTCTACCGTTTGCTCATTCTGTGTATTTTCTTGTTCGGCTTTTAGTTCAGCTTTTGCTCACTTTCTTGTTCGTCATCAGAATGATTATCCGCATACTCAAAAATTTGCCAAATTTCCTCTGCACTTTGTGCTGCTCTTAACTGCTTACAAAGAGATTTATCCAGCAACTTTTCCGCTAATTTAGGTAACACGGATTGAGAAAATTCGCCACAAGCTTCGGCAGGAATGAGCAAGGCAAAAATTAAATCCACATCGCGGTGATCAGCAGCTTCATAATCAATCGGCGTGGCAAGTTGCAAAAACACGGCAATAGGTTTATTGCCCGTATGCAAACGCCCTTTAGGCATTGCTACGCCATTACCTAGGCCTGAATTGCCCAGCTTTTCACGGTTAAATAAGCAGTCAAAACTGCTGTGTTCGGGATCGTCTTCTCCGTGGATTTGATCCGCCACAATGCGGCTAATGGTTTCAAAAACACGCTTTTTACTTGAGCAAACCAGTCCTTGGCGAATATTTTCAGGACTCAGTAATTGGGTAAATTTAGTCATAAGTTATAGTTTAAATTCTTCACCGAGATAAACCCGTTTCACCTGTTCGTTATTCATCACCTCTTCAGGTGTGCCTGTGGCGATCATTTTCCCTGCGCTTACAATGTAAGCACGCTCGCACACATCAAGGGTTTCACGCACGTTGTGGTCGGTAATTAGCACACCTAAACCACGATCGCGCAGATCCATAATAATCTTTTTAATGTCAATTACAGAAATGGGATCGACCCCGGCAAAAGGTTCATCTAATAAAATAAATTTAGGATTTGCGGCTAACGCACGGGCAATTTCCACACGGCGGCGTTCCCCACCTGAAAGGGATTGCCCTAGGTTATCGCGAATATGGCCAATGTTAAATTCTTCGATTAATTCTTCCGCTCTTTCGCGGCGTTGTTGGGCATTGAGATCGTTACGAATTTCTAACACCGCCATTAGGTTGTCGTACACGCTTAAACGGCGGAAAATAGACGCTTCCTGCGGCAAATAGCCCACGCCTTTTCTGGCGCGATCGTGCATTGGCAACAAGCTAATATCTTCATCATCAATACGAATTTTGCCTTCATCTTGTTGCACCAAGCCGACAACCATATAGAACGTGGTGGTTTTGCCCGCGCCATTAGGCCCAAGCAAGCCCACAATTTCATTTGATCTCACGTTTAAACTCACATCAGAAACCACTTTGCGGCTCTTGTAGCTTTTGGCTAAATGTTCTGCATAAAGCGTTGGCATAAGGCTATCCTATTTCTTTTTACTGTTTAATTGCGCAGGAATTAATACGGTTTTAACACGAGATTTGCTTGAACCTGAGGCTTTTAGCTGTTGTTTTTTCACATCATAAGTGATTAATTGCCCAGTGATTTTGCTGTCTAGCTGTTTTAATTCTGCATTGCCCGTTAAGGTTAAAAATTCTGTACCAAGATCGTAATGCACTTTATTCGCTTTGCCGTCCACAGGCTTGCCATCATCTAATAATTGATGAAAGGTAACAGGACGACCATAGGCATCTACGGTTTCTTTCTTGTTGGAATTTTCAGGTGGACGCGTAATTACCACTTTATCCGCTTTGATCAAAATAGAACCTTGGGTGATCACCACATTATCGGTAAAGGTTACCGTTTGGTTTTCCATATCTAACGATTGATTGTTAGATTCAATGTTAATCGGTTGATTGGTATCATCTTTTAGCGCAAACGCTGACATTGAAGTCATAAGTGCGGTAAAAAATAAAAGAGATTTACTTGTTAATTTCATAGTGGGTTTTCACCTGTTCTGCTAAGGTTGCAATTTGTTGTTTTAAGTTACCAGTTAATTTGGCGCCGCTTGATGTAAAATTCAAGCCAGTAATGGTGGCCATTGTATCAGAGTGAATATCTTGCGTCTTTAAATTTACCGTAGCCCGTTCGGTATCCACGCGTTGCAGACGCGAATCGCTCAACAGACTTTGCACCAACACATTTCCTTCTAAATGTAAAAGTTCATCTTTGGTTAATTGAGCTTTGTCTGCGCGAATTTTCCAGCTTTGTGTGCCTAAATTTTCATCTTGCACATCATATAAGTAAACCAAGGGCTGCTGGAAATCCGTGTTTCCACTGTTGTTATAGTATTCCACTTTATCGGCTAGGGCGAAATATTGCTTTTCACCCGTAGGCGAAAACACGGTGGTTTGCATTTTATTGCCAATGTATTCAGGGCTATCTTCTGATTTGATTAACCCTTGCGTGTCAGAATCGCTTCCTTGCAGGCTATATAGCCAAGCCAGTAGGCCTAAAGCAATCACTGATAAAATAATATTCCAACGAATATTCATAAATTAAACGATGTTCCAGATTAATGTGAAGGCGAATCATAGCATAATTTGGCAAAAGCAAGAACAATGTCGTGTAAAAGTGCGGAGATTTTTTATTAAATTTTGCGCGCGCATTGCCTTTTGGGTGCCATTGTAAAGAATGTAAAGATCGAAATGCCGTTTGACATTCTTGGCATATCTAATATGATCTGCCTTTCAATTTAAAATCAAAACAAGGCAAGTATTCGATTAATGAATCATTCTTTTGTAGAAGTAAAAAATCTCACCTTTAAGCGTGGTGAGCGTGTCATTTATGATCGCCTGAATTTACGCGTTGAACAGGGAAAAATTACCGCCATAATGGGGCCGTCAGGGATTGGAAAAACCACCTTGTTGCGTCTTATTGGAGGGCAACTTTCACCTGATAGCGGAGAAATTTTGGTCGATGGTAAGGATATTTGTCAAATGTCCCGTGCGGAGCTTTATAAATTGCGTCAGCGCATCGGAATGCTCTTTCAGTCAGGCGCGTTGTTTACCGATATGTCCACCTTTGATAACGTGGCGTTTCCTATTCGTGAACATACCAATTTGCCGGAACAGTTAATCCGTGAAATGGTATTGATGAAATTGCAAGCGGTGGGATTACGCGGTGCAGCGGATTTAATGCCTTCTGAATTATCTGGCGGTATGGCAAGACGCGCAGCCTTGGCGCGAACCATTGCCCTTGACCCTGAATTAATTATGTATGATGAACCCTTTACAGGGCAAGATCCGATTAGTATGGGCGTGATTGTGAGCCTGATTAAACGCTTAAATCAAGCCTTACAGCTCACTTCTATTGTGGTTTCCCACGATGTGCAAGAAGTGCTAAGCATCGCCGATTATGCCTACATTATTGCAGATAAGAAAGTGATTGCTGAAGGAACGCCTGCCGAATTGCTCGCCAGCCAAGATCCACAAGTACAACAGTTTATTAAAGGTGAAGCAGACGGCCCTGTGCGTTTCCATTACCCCGCTGGCGATTATGTTCAGGAGTTATTTGATGATAAGTGATATGATTTCCGCCTTGGGGCGCAGTGCCATCAATTTTTGCAAAGGCATTGGGCGTTCAGGTTTTATGCTGTGGGGCGCATTAGTCGGGCAACCACAAATTAGAAAGCATTTTCCGTTGCTGATTAAACAGCTTTATGTCTTGGGCGTGCAATCTTTACTGATTATTATGCTTTCAGGCTTGTTTATTGGTATGGTGCTTGGGCTACAAGGCTATGTGGTGCTAGTGGATTTTTCTGCAGAAACCAGCCTTGGGCAACTGGTTGCCCTTTCCTTATTACGCGAGCTAGGCCCTGTGGTTACCGCATTATTATTTGCTGGTCGTGCAGGTTCTGCGCTAACCGCAGAAATTGGTTTGATGAAAGCCACCGAACAGCTTTCTAGTCTTGAAATGATGGCGGTTGATCCGTTGCGTCGTGTGATTTCGCCACGTTTTTGGGCAGGCGTGATTGCAATGCCAATTTTATCCATTATTTTTATCGCCATTGGCATTTGGGGCGGCTCATTGGTGGGCGTAGATTGGAAAGGTGTGGACGCAGGCAGTTTTTGGTCAGTAATGCAAAACTCAGTGAGCTGGAAAACCGATATTCTCAATGGCTTAATTAAGAGTCTATTTTTCGCCATTGCCGTGGTATGGATTGCTCTGTTTAATGGGTATGACAGCGTACCAACTTCCGAAGGCATCAGCAAAGCCACCACTAAAACCGTGGTAAATGCTTCCCTTGTGGTGCTTGGGCTAGATTTCGTCTTAACCGCGATAATGTTTGGTGGGAGTTAATCAGGCTGATTAACTAAGAAGTTTCATTTCATTAAAAACAGCACAAAATAAAGTGCGGTGTAAATTTAAGGTATTTTTATGCGACAAACAGCAAAGTATGAATTTTGGGTAGGGTTATTTTTATTGCTTGCCATTGGCGCTTTTGTCTTTTTAGGATTAAAGGTGGCAAATGTGCAAGGCTTTAGCCAAGCAAAATCTTATCAAGTGAGTGCAACTTTTGACAATATTGGTGGACTAAAAGTGCGTGCGCCATTAAAAGTTGGCGGTGTAGTAATTGGGCGAGTAAGTGATATCGAGCTTGATCCACAAACCTATTTGCCAGTGGTGAAGATTGCGATCAATCAAGAATATAACGAAATTCCTGATAACAGCTCGCTTTCCATTAAAACCTCAGGCTTATTAGGTGAACAATATATTGCGTTGAGCATTGGTTTTGATGATGGCGAAACTACCAAAATGCTCAAAGATGGCAGCAAAATTGTGGATACCAAATCTGCAATGGTGTTAGAGGATTTAGTCGGTCAGTTCCTGTATGGGGATAAGAATAAATCTGATGACAGCAAATCTGAAGCGCAACAATAATTTCTTTTTTCGTTTTACGGAGGAATCAATGTTAAAACAAACAATGACAAACTGGTTAAGCAAAACTTTAGTAATTTTCACCGCACTTTTTGCGGTGCAAGCAATGGCGGACGACAGTCCTTATGGTTTAATGCAAAAGGCATCAGACAAATTGTTTAGTGATATTGCTAACAGCCAAAGCCAAATTAAACAAAACCCAAATTATTTAAGAACCATTGTGCGTAAAGATTTAATGCCTTATGTACACGTTAATTATGCGGGATCATTGGTGTTAGGGCAGTATTTCAAAAGCACCACACCAGAGCAGCGTACAAAATTTTTCGCCGCCTTTGATCAATTTATTGAGCAATCTTATGCGCAAGTTTTAACCTTATATAAAAACCAAAAAATTGACATTGAAAAACCGAAAAATGTGTCTGATAACCAAATGAGCATTCGCGTGAAAGTAGTGCAAAATGGTAATGCGCAGCCAATTAATTTAACCTTCTTCTGGCGTAAAAACAGCAGAACGGGTGAATGGCAAGTGTATGATATGGCGGCTGAAGGCGTGAGTATGGTAAACACCAAAAAACAAGAATGGAGTGCAACGTTACGCAAAGACGGCATTGAAGCGCTGACCCAACAAGTGCAAAAAGCGGCAAATGCGCCTGTTACATTGGGTAAATAATCAATGCACAATACATCAGGTTTAGCACCAAGTTTAACTTGGGCATTTGAACAAAATGATGATAAGATAACGCTCCGCTTGACTGGAGCGTTATCCAGAAAAACGTTGTTGCCATTGTGGGAACAACGTTATTCTTTTTTATCTACGGATAAAATTGCGCACCAGCAACTTATTTGGGAACTTGCCGATTTAACGCGAATTGA comes from the Avibacterium avium genome and includes:
- the mlaE gene encoding lipid asymmetry maintenance ABC transporter permease subunit MlaE; its protein translation is MISDMISALGRSAINFCKGIGRSGFMLWGALVGQPQIRKHFPLLIKQLYVLGVQSLLIIMLSGLFIGMVLGLQGYVVLVDFSAETSLGQLVALSLLRELGPVVTALLFAGRAGSALTAEIGLMKATEQLSSLEMMAVDPLRRVISPRFWAGVIAMPILSIIFIAIGIWGGSLVGVDWKGVDAGSFWSVMQNSVSWKTDILNGLIKSLFFAIAVVWIALFNGYDSVPTSEGISKATTKTVVNASLVVLGLDFVLTAIMFGGS
- the mlaD gene encoding outer membrane lipid asymmetry maintenance protein MlaD encodes the protein MRQTAKYEFWVGLFLLLAIGAFVFLGLKVANVQGFSQAKSYQVSATFDNIGGLKVRAPLKVGGVVIGRVSDIELDPQTYLPVVKIAINQEYNEIPDNSSLSIKTSGLLGEQYIALSIGFDDGETTKMLKDGSKIVDTKSAMVLEDLVGQFLYGDKNKSDDSKSEAQQ
- the mlaC gene encoding phospholipid-binding protein MlaC, with product MLKQTMTNWLSKTLVIFTALFAVQAMADDSPYGLMQKASDKLFSDIANSQSQIKQNPNYLRTIVRKDLMPYVHVNYAGSLVLGQYFKSTTPEQRTKFFAAFDQFIEQSYAQVLTLYKNQKIDIEKPKNVSDNQMSIRVKVVQNGNAQPINLTFFWRKNSRTGEWQVYDMAAEGVSMVNTKKQEWSATLRKDGIEALTQQVQKAANAPVTLGK
- a CDS encoding STAS domain-containing protein, yielding MHNTSGLAPSLTWAFEQNDDKITLRLTGALSRKTLLPLWEQRYSFLSTDKIAHQQLIWELADLTRIDSAGFALLCDFIHHCQKQAQTQIIQNAPEQFLTLADLFGLSKWIDPFLQHSGKN